In Fibrobacter sp. UWP2, the sequence ATTTACAAGAGCAATACAAGATTGCACGTAAAAAATTGATTCCCGACCAACACAAAAGGCAAAAACGAGAGACGACAAAAAAGAAAAAACATAAGAAATCACCCAAAGCGAAGAAATCAATTTTCCTTTTTTTCTTCCATCTTCGTTTGTATAAAAATCAGACGAACTGTCCAAATACAAATCCAAAAGAACCATATATGCATAAAAAGGCACCAGGCATCCCAACTTTGTAATAACACCGCCCCAAAATGCAGAAATAATAATTCCCAACCAGAATAGGAAAAACGGAACAACCATCCCCAAAACAACAGACTTGGGAACATACCTAAAATCAATGTCATTCCATTTTTCCATGCCAATAATATACATTATATTAACGTCTTTTCTTCCAAATTGCAAAAACTTATGTCAAATCTTATAGAGGCTCTTTATGAGCCGAGGAAATACTAAGACATGGCTAGCAAAATAGTTGATTTAGTGAGCATCTTTTTTATTTGGATTCAGGCCAACTATACCACAAACTTCCCCATCGCATATTGAACGCCACGCACAGCAATCCACAAAAAGAGAAAAACATCATAACAACAGCATTCAAGACTGAAGACCTCAAAACAAATAAAAAGTAGTCACTTTTGGGAAAAAATCCAGCATAATACGCTACAATAACAAAAACGAGCGACACAACCCCAATAAACGCCGATGCAACAAGAGCATTCCTACAATCCGTATTTTCGTAAAGATTAGTTCCAAAATAAACATAACCATAAAACGGAATCATTGAAACTAAATAAACCAGCATCGATCCTGAACTAGCCCCCCAAAGAAGTCCAATCCAAAAAAGCACAAAAGGCAAAACAACGCAAAAAACAGCGTTTTTCAACTCCATTATGTCTTTCAGCATCCTCATAGTCTATTCCTCTAACCATAATATACACTAAATTATTGACAATTTCTAACACAAAAGGTAAAATCTTAAATGTTATAGAAGCTCTTTATGAGCCAAGAAAATACGTATCCTCACAAACTCCCATCCTTCAAGTCAGGAAAGAATTTGCTTTTGCTATTCGGGTCAATAATTCCCAAAAGCTTAACTTTCCCATCGGAACCAGCAATAAAATATCCGCTAGGCAAAACTTTACGGAGAAAATCAAGTTCTTTTCCGATTGCAATGATTTTTTTCGCAACATTGTCAGGCACTTTACAAGACACACTATGGGATTCAAACCACCAGTATTTCATCTTCTTCAAAAATTCTTCATCCAAAGGACATCCCGACGCATCGGGAATAACAGAATCTATTCCACAATACGGGCATAACGCGGTCCGACGTCGGTCCCGCTCATCGCACCAGTCCACCACTTCTGAAGCAGGGTATACGCGGCAGCAATAATAGCAGCCACACTTCTTCGACTTTTTCAAAAGCCTCCAGCTTTTGAAGGACGCATCCGCCGCATCACGGTATGTCTTCGGGATTTCTGAATTAGACACATTTAACCTCACTTCTAAATATATACTTGCGTATTTAGCGTCAAGTACAACTTCAATTATAGCATTTTTAAAATGTCAGATTATGACATTTAAATTAACATATATTTGTCGTGACACAATAAGAATCATTGCTTTTTTCGCAACATGGATAGTATTAATTTTAGCAGCATTTATCCTCACCTCACTTAAAGACACCTAAAAGCCGCCGTTCAAGAAAAAAACCAGCGCTTAACAAGATTGACCCAAACAACCCAGTTTTCCACCGAAATGCAACCGTTAAACCAGCAAGCATAATTATCCTTTTTCGTCAAAAATCGCCATTTTATTCAAAACATCCTTGAAAGAGTGTAATACAGAACACTAAAGTGGGTCGAAAAAGTGCATTAAAGCATTGATTTATCCCTAGAAAAAGTGTATATTTAGAGTATGTTCGAGCGAAAAATCCTAAAAGAATTCGAAAAATGGATGAATGGCGGGGGCAAGAAAAAGGCTCTTGTCGTCAAGGGAATGCGCCAAATCGGCAAGACATTCAGTGTACTTGAATTCGCTAGGAGCCACTATAAGCATGTGGTCTATGTGAACTTCAAGGAAAACGACAGCGCCCGTAAAATTTTCGACGGCGATTTCAATGTCAACCGCATGACAATCGACCTGTCGGCCCTGCTTCCCGATGCTCGCTTCGAACCGAGAAAAACAGTTATCATCTTTGACGAGATTCAAGAATGTGCGAACGCCCGCGCAAGCATTAAACCGTTTATGGAAGATGGTCGATATGACGTCATCTGCACGGGTTCTCTCCTAGGAATAAAAGGGTATAACAAAAAAAAAGGCAAGGGTGTCCCGACTGGGTTCGAGAGAATTGTTTACATGAAGCCTATGGATTTTGAGGAATTTCTATGGGCAAAGGGCATTGACGAAAAAGTCATTGATTATCTCAAGGAATGTTTCAGCAACAAGAAACCCGTCAGCGAAGCCACGCACAACGTCATGTTGCGCTATTTTAGGGAATATCTCTGCGTGGGAGGCCTCCCGTACATCGTTTCCCGTTTCGTCGAGACAAACGACATGAACGTCGTTTGGCAAGAACAGCAAGATATTCTCGAAGAATACAAGGACGATTTCGGCAAGCACCTTGACGAAGACGAAAACGAGGAAATAGACAGAACGCTTCTAGGCAGAATCAACCGCGTATTCGATTCCATTCCGGCGCAACTCGCCAAAGAGAACAAGAAATTCACATATTCCTCATTAGAAAAGAAAGGCCGTTCCGAAGCATACCAGAATGCAATCCAGTGGCTTTATGACTGCGGCATCATCAATCTATGCCATAATCTCACAAACATATCTACTCCGCTGGATGGTTACAAGATTGAAAACGCGTTCAAAATCTACGTGCAGGATTCCGGGCTGTTCGTCGCGATGCTCGAAAAAGGATGTGCTGCCAAAATCCTTAGCGGAGACTTGGGATTTTACAAGGGCGCTATTTACGAGAACATTGTTGCTGACTGTTTCTCGAAACAGGGGCGAAACCTATACTACTTCCGCAAGGATTCCGGACTTGAAATAGATTTTGTAGAAACCATTGCTGGCGAAACAGCATTAATCGAAGTCAAGGCAACTTCGGGGCAAACCAAGTCGGCAAAGACCGTCCTGCAAAACGAAAACTACGAGGTAGACATCTGCTACAAACTTTCCGAAAACAATGTAGGCGTTGTCGGGAAAATAGTAACGCTACCTTACTACATGACCATGTTCTTGGAATAAAAGGACCTTTCTATGCGTTTCTACGTACCCACGGATATCTATGTCGAAAAGGACTGCGTGAAGAGCCACGCGCAAAACCTGCTTGCGATGGGGAAACGCGCATTCATCATGACGGGCAGAACTTCCGCCAAAAAGAACGGTTCTTTGAACGATGTCATAGCCGTTCTGGATGCAGGCCACATTCCATATCAGTTTTTTGACCAGGTCGAAGAAAATCCGTCAACAGATACCGTAGGAAACGCCGCACAGCAGGCTCGCGAATTCAAGGCCGATTACATTATCGGCATCGGAGGCGGCTCCGCCATCGACGCGGCGAAGGCAGCAGCACTACTGCTTGCAAACCCGAATCTCATCGCGGACAACATGCACAAGGCTCCCGAAAAGCCGCTCGATCACATGCCCGTCGTCGCCGTACCGACTACCTGCGGAACAGGTTCCGAGGCAACACCGGTCTCCATCATCACAAACCACAAGATCCAACTGAAAAAGAGCATCCCGCACAAGATTTTCCCGGCGCTCGCGCTTGTGGACGGCAAATACCTCGCCTCGGCCAAGAAGACGCTGATTATCAATACCGCGGTCGACGCCCTCGCCCACATGGTCGAAAGCATCTTGAACATCTATTCCAACGCGTTCAACCGCATGTGCCCGGAATACGGCCTCAAGCTCTGGAGCGAATTCAAGGAAGCGCTCCTTTCCGACGCGCCCGTAAGCGAAAACCTTTACGAAAAACTCATGCTCACCTCGACTATCGCAGGCATGTCCATCGCTCACACGAGTACCTCCGTACCACACGGCATGAGCTATGATCTCACGCTGCATCAGGGCACGCCGCATGGCCCCGCCGTCGGCTATTTCCTTGCCGGCTACGTAGAAGTCTGCGAGAAGAAGGTTCCCGAAGACGTCCAGAAAATCCTCGCGCTCTTGAACCTCAAAAGCACCGCCGATTTCACCGCAATGCTTGACAAGCTCATCGGCAAATGCAAGGTTTCCCGCGAAATGCGCGACCAGTTCGCCGCCGCCATGAAGGAAAACCATTCCAAGCTCGACCTCGTCCCCGGCGGAATCACGCCCGAAGAAGTCGACTACATTTACGACAAATCCCTTGTCGTAGAATAGGCGTTTCCTTTCCCATTTATTATATTCCCCGCAAAAAGGATTGAACATGACAATTGACGAATTCTTGGGCGAAGCGAAAACGGTTGCGATTTTCGGGCACGTGAGGCCCGACGGGGACTGCGTGGGCAGCACTACGGCGGTTTACAACTACATCCGCGACAACTTCCCGGGAATCGCAGTGAAGTTATTCCTCGAGAATTTCCCCGAGAGTTACCGGATTGTGCGCGGCACGGAAGTCGCGCAGTCCACCTATACCAAGGAAAAAGACGGCATATTCGACCTCGTCTTTCTGATGGACACGCCGAGTTTCGAACGCGTGGGCGCAAACGGAGCCGAATGCATCCGCACCGCAAAGAAGACCATCAATGTCGATCACCACATTTCTAACCCGCTCAACCTCTGTACGGCAAACTTCGTGGAACCCGAAGCGAGTTCCGCATGCGAGGTGCTGTACATGAACCTCGACAAGGCGAAAGTGAGCCGCGAGACCGCGAACAGCCTTTACCTGGGAATCGTGCACGACACGGGAGCCTTCAAGTTCAGCAGCACCGGCAAGCGCACCATGCAAGTAGTCGGCGACCTCATCGAGAAGGGAATCGATTTCGCAAAAATCGTGAACGAAACTTACTACACGCGCACCTACAAGCAGACGCTCGTGACCGGGTTCGTAATGCAGAACTGCAAGCTCGGGCTCGGGGGTAAAGTGGTCTACGCCCACATCACCCCCGAAGACATGGAACGCTTCGGCGTTACGCCCGTGGAGCTCAGCAACGTAATCGATACCGTGCGCGAAGTCGGCGGCACCGAAGTGGCCTTGTTCCTCTACCCGGTGAATGGCAAGTACAAGATTAGCCTTCGCAGCAACTACATCGTAGACGTAAACGCGATTGCGAAGGAATTCGGCGGTGGCGGCCACACCCGTGCCGCCGGCGGCGATACCAGCGATGCGCCCGAAGCGGCGATTGAGAAAATCCTGAAATTGATTGAGAAGCAGCTATAGCGCGAACAGCGCGATGGCGAGGGCGATAAACACGCAGCCGCTGAACCAATTGAGGTTGCGGTTCGCCTTCGGGCTATTGAGCATGAATTTCTTGACCGCTCCGGCGAGGAGTGCGATGGAGCCGAATACGATAAATGTCGCCACGATGAATTCCCCGCCGAGAATCACCATCTGGAGCGTCGGGCTCAGCGGGCGTTCCATCTTGACCGCGGGCGGGATAAACGAAAGCGCGAAAAGAACCGCCTTCGGGTTCGTGAGATTCATGATGATGCCACGCAGGTAGAGCCTGTGGAACGGGAGGCCCGCGGATTCTCCACTCGGGCCTAGATCCTTCGACTCCGAGCTTCGCTCTCCGCTCAGGATGACACTAGCGGATTCCGCGCGCATCTCGCTACAAGCATCACTCTCGTCTCTCGTCTCTCCACTCTCGTCTAAATTCACGACGCCGGCGCGGACCTGGAAACTTTTGTACGCGAGGTATAGCAGGTACGCCGCCCCGCAGCACTGCAGAACAAAGAACGCAACCGGGCTTGCGGCAATCAGGGCAGAAACGCCGACAATCAGCAGGCAAACCTGCACGCAAATGCCCGTGCATAGCCCGCAAATCACGCTAAAGCCGGACCTGGCCCCGTATGTGGCGCTCTGCGCCAAAACAAACAGGTTGTCTGGACCGGGGGCAATTGCCACCACCAGCGCCGCTACAAAAAATTCAAGCATCGAACCCAACCGCTACATCAAAGCTTTTCGAGGAAGGAATCAGCATCCATCTCGGCGAGGTCCTTCTCCAGCTGAGCCAGGGCGTCGTCCGAAATGGAGGGCTGCGCCTTCTCGCGTTCGGCCGCCAAGGAGTTCGAGGCGTCCACCATCTTCTTGAGCGAATCCGCCACCTCGCTGACCGAGCTCTCTTGCTTCATGACGACGTTCAGCACCTTGGAAAGGCGTTCACGCAGGCCGGCGA encodes:
- a CDS encoding ATP-binding protein — protein: MFERKILKEFEKWMNGGGKKKALVVKGMRQIGKTFSVLEFARSHYKHVVYVNFKENDSARKIFDGDFNVNRMTIDLSALLPDARFEPRKTVIIFDEIQECANARASIKPFMEDGRYDVICTGSLLGIKGYNKKKGKGVPTGFERIVYMKPMDFEEFLWAKGIDEKVIDYLKECFSNKKPVSEATHNVMLRYFREYLCVGGLPYIVSRFVETNDMNVVWQEQQDILEEYKDDFGKHLDEDENEEIDRTLLGRINRVFDSIPAQLAKENKKFTYSSLEKKGRSEAYQNAIQWLYDCGIINLCHNLTNISTPLDGYKIENAFKIYVQDSGLFVAMLEKGCAAKILSGDLGFYKGAIYENIVADCFSKQGRNLYYFRKDSGLEIDFVETIAGETALIEVKATSGQTKSAKTVLQNENYEVDICYKLSENNVGVVGKIVTLPYYMTMFLE
- a CDS encoding iron-containing alcohol dehydrogenase family protein; translation: MRFYVPTDIYVEKDCVKSHAQNLLAMGKRAFIMTGRTSAKKNGSLNDVIAVLDAGHIPYQFFDQVEENPSTDTVGNAAQQAREFKADYIIGIGGGSAIDAAKAAALLLANPNLIADNMHKAPEKPLDHMPVVAVPTTCGTGSEATPVSIITNHKIQLKKSIPHKIFPALALVDGKYLASAKKTLIINTAVDALAHMVESILNIYSNAFNRMCPEYGLKLWSEFKEALLSDAPVSENLYEKLMLTSTIAGMSIAHTSTSVPHGMSYDLTLHQGTPHGPAVGYFLAGYVEVCEKKVPEDVQKILALLNLKSTADFTAMLDKLIGKCKVSREMRDQFAAAMKENHSKLDLVPGGITPEEVDYIYDKSLVVE
- a CDS encoding bifunctional oligoribonuclease/PAP phosphatase NrnA; this encodes MTIDEFLGEAKTVAIFGHVRPDGDCVGSTTAVYNYIRDNFPGIAVKLFLENFPESYRIVRGTEVAQSTYTKEKDGIFDLVFLMDTPSFERVGANGAECIRTAKKTINVDHHISNPLNLCTANFVEPEASSACEVLYMNLDKAKVSRETANSLYLGIVHDTGAFKFSSTGKRTMQVVGDLIEKGIDFAKIVNETYYTRTYKQTLVTGFVMQNCKLGLGGKVVYAHITPEDMERFGVTPVELSNVIDTVREVGGTEVALFLYPVNGKYKISLRSNYIVDVNAIAKEFGGGGHTRAAGGDTSDAPEAAIEKILKLIEKQL
- a CDS encoding LysE family translocator, which codes for MLEFFVAALVVAIAPGPDNLFVLAQSATYGARSGFSVICGLCTGICVQVCLLIVGVSALIAASPVAFFVLQCCGAAYLLYLAYKSFQVRAGVVNLDESGETRDESDACSEMRAESASVILSGERSSESKDLGPSGESAGLPFHRLYLRGIIMNLTNPKAVLFALSFIPPAVKMERPLSPTLQMVILGGEFIVATFIVFGSIALLAGAVKKFMLNSPKANRNLNWFSGCVFIALAIALFAL
- a CDS encoding MJ0042-type zinc finger domain-containing protein, whose translation is MSEFHIECPHCGSNFEVQLNGEPSNMMVFPCARCKTPLMYYHGQVLELDREEFAGLRERLSKVLNVVMKQESSVSEVADSLKKMVDASNSLAAEREKAQPSISDDALAQLEKDLAEMDADSFLEKL